One genomic window of Candidatus Nitrospira inopinata includes the following:
- a CDS encoding LptA/OstA family protein, with protein MAVGAPDGACAAESRFSKPPDDAQAVPTTITSNKMTVRNRENQAIFEGNVVLTRGGLVVNSEKMIVFFQGQTSDAAGSPGGETPKKSETLASPSGRSLERVEAIGHVKIRQENSHATCQKAVYFSAEEKIVMTGDPVAWEKGTRVSGRQITIYLAEERSVVEGGSHVHIEEAERLKP; from the coding sequence ATGGCGGTCGGGGCGCCAGACGGCGCTTGTGCCGCCGAGTCCCGATTTTCAAAACCTCCTGATGATGCGCAAGCGGTGCCCACCACGATCACTTCGAATAAAATGACGGTCCGCAACCGGGAGAACCAGGCCATCTTCGAAGGCAACGTCGTGCTGACGAGAGGGGGGCTTGTCGTCAACTCGGAAAAAATGATCGTGTTTTTTCAAGGACAGACCAGCGATGCCGCCGGATCGCCCGGCGGGGAGACGCCGAAAAAATCCGAGACGTTGGCGTCGCCGTCGGGGCGTTCGCTCGAAAGAGTGGAGGCCATCGGGCACGTCAAAATCAGGCAGGAGAACAGCCATGCGACTTGCCAGAAGGCCGTCTATTTCAGCGCCGAAGAAAAGATCGTCATGACCGGCGACCCGGTGGCCTGGGAGAAGGGCACGCGCGTCAGCGGCCGCCAAATCACCATCTATTTGGCCGAAGAGCGAAGCGTCGTCGAGGGTGGCTCTCACGTTCACATTGAGGAAGCGGAACGGCTCAAACCATGA
- the lptB gene encoding LPS export ABC transporter ATP-binding protein produces MTQAIHAVIEPEVASAEETRAPRLRAAGLVKSFRGRKVVKGVVVEVRAGEVVGLLGPNGAGKTTIFDMMVGLCQPDEGEITLNGESITALPMHKRARKGIGYLPQESSVFRRLSVEQNVLAIVEMLGYPRQERARLVDALLKELDLSHLRKSMAYALSGGERRRLEITRALAMSPSFMLLDEPFAGIDPIAVGDIQQIIKRLRSKGIGILITDHNVQETLSIVDRAYIINEGLILESGAPEDIVKSEIARTVYLGERFTLEQGRSQPL; encoded by the coding sequence ATGACTCAAGCCATTCACGCGGTCATAGAGCCGGAGGTCGCTTCTGCTGAGGAAACGCGGGCGCCGCGACTGCGCGCCGCCGGTCTGGTCAAAAGTTTTCGGGGCAGGAAAGTGGTCAAGGGCGTCGTCGTCGAGGTCCGTGCGGGAGAAGTCGTGGGACTGCTGGGCCCCAACGGCGCCGGGAAGACCACCATCTTCGATATGATGGTGGGGCTTTGCCAGCCGGATGAAGGCGAGATCACGTTGAATGGAGAGTCCATCACGGCGCTGCCGATGCATAAGCGGGCCAGAAAAGGAATCGGCTACTTGCCGCAAGAATCATCGGTATTTCGCAGGCTGTCCGTGGAGCAGAATGTTCTCGCGATCGTCGAGATGCTGGGATATCCTCGTCAGGAACGCGCCCGGCTCGTCGACGCGCTTTTGAAGGAGCTTGATCTCTCGCACCTTCGGAAAAGCATGGCCTATGCCCTTTCCGGCGGAGAGCGTCGGCGTCTGGAAATCACGCGAGCGTTGGCCATGTCGCCTTCGTTCATGTTGTTGGATGAGCCGTTTGCGGGCATCGATCCCATCGCCGTCGGGGATATCCAGCAGATCATCAAACGATTGAGAAGCAAAGGAATCGGTATTTTGATTACCGATCATAATGTGCAGGAGACTCTGTCGATCGTCGACCGCGCCTACATTATCAACGAAGGGCTGATTTTGGAGTCCGGAGCTCCGGAGGACATCGTCAAAAGTGAAATCGCCAGGACCGTCTATCTGGGAGAACGGTTCACGTTGGAACAGGGCAGGAGTCAGCCGCTATGA
- the rpoN gene encoding RNA polymerase factor sigma-54, with the protein MKLRLDLKLSQKLIMTPQLQQAIKLLQLSRLELQQSLAQHLLENPLLEDLQIDAEEGETAAADEKIDEPASSRDQGPDEAETPEEQEAPEGFSASGWEEYFGSDHRSGRSRQSVSSQDDFPSYEQTVAKATSLEEHLLWQLSLSGLSERQKQLGRLIIGNLDDDGYLRMPMAEVVAGTDFSEEEAESVLKDIQTFDPTGVGARNLPECLLLQLGHLGRNPMGSLGARPGALKGSVVEAVILHHLKDLEKKQYAKIAKALNVTLDEVFQATKIIENLEPKPGRPFVNTQNYVIVPDVFVVKDEGEWVVLLNDDGMPKMRINPYYKQLMGTGRESAPETKAYMDEKLRAAQWVIRSIEQRNKTIVKVVSSIVKFQEPFFEHGVQYLKPLVLKQVAEDVGMHESTISRVTANKYLYCPQGMLELKFFFNAGLQRADRPSDMHSSVSVRQMIKQMVAEEDARRPLKDEEIAARLRAQQILIARRTVAKYRAEEHIPSASQRKRFF; encoded by the coding sequence ATGAAACTTCGCCTGGACTTGAAGCTGAGCCAAAAATTGATCATGACGCCGCAGTTGCAGCAGGCGATCAAGCTTCTGCAACTGTCGCGGTTGGAACTGCAACAGAGTTTGGCCCAGCATCTTTTGGAAAACCCCCTGTTGGAAGACCTTCAAATCGACGCGGAAGAGGGGGAAACGGCCGCGGCGGACGAAAAGATCGATGAACCGGCGAGCAGCCGGGATCAGGGGCCCGATGAAGCGGAAACGCCCGAAGAGCAGGAAGCGCCGGAAGGGTTTTCCGCGTCCGGATGGGAAGAGTATTTTGGGAGCGACCATCGCTCCGGTCGCTCGCGACAATCCGTCTCGTCACAAGACGACTTCCCCTCCTACGAGCAAACCGTCGCCAAGGCGACGTCGCTTGAAGAGCATCTCCTCTGGCAGTTGTCGCTGTCCGGATTGTCGGAGCGACAGAAGCAACTGGGGCGATTGATCATCGGCAATCTCGATGATGACGGCTATCTTCGCATGCCGATGGCCGAGGTGGTGGCCGGAACGGATTTCTCTGAAGAGGAAGCGGAGTCCGTGCTCAAAGACATTCAAACGTTCGATCCGACGGGAGTCGGCGCCAGAAATCTGCCCGAGTGTCTGTTGCTTCAACTCGGGCATTTGGGGCGAAATCCCATGGGGTCGCTGGGTGCGAGGCCCGGAGCCCTCAAAGGGTCGGTCGTTGAAGCCGTCATTCTTCATCATTTGAAAGATCTCGAGAAAAAGCAGTATGCCAAAATCGCCAAGGCTCTGAACGTCACGCTCGACGAAGTATTTCAAGCGACCAAGATCATCGAAAACCTCGAGCCAAAACCGGGCCGGCCGTTCGTCAACACCCAGAACTATGTGATCGTTCCGGATGTGTTCGTCGTCAAAGACGAAGGAGAGTGGGTCGTCTTGCTGAACGACGACGGAATGCCAAAAATGAGGATCAATCCCTATTACAAACAGTTGATGGGGACGGGGCGGGAAAGCGCTCCTGAAACAAAAGCGTACATGGACGAGAAGTTGCGCGCCGCGCAGTGGGTCATTCGAAGCATCGAGCAGCGCAACAAGACGATCGTCAAGGTCGTGTCGAGCATCGTGAAATTTCAGGAGCCGTTTTTCGAGCACGGAGTGCAGTATTTGAAACCGTTGGTGCTCAAGCAAGTCGCCGAAGACGTCGGGATGCACGAGTCCACGATCAGCCGTGTCACGGCCAACAAGTATTTGTATTGCCCGCAAGGCATGCTCGAGCTCAAGTTCTTTTTCAACGCGGGGCTTCAGCGAGCCGATCGGCCGTCCGACATGCATTCTTCCGTGTCGGTTCGCCAGATGATCAAACAGATGGTGGCCGAAGAGGACGCGAGACGGCCGTTGAAAGACGAAGAGATCGCCGCCCGGCTTCGCGCTCAACAGATCTTGATTGCCAGACGGACCGTCGCCAAATATCGGGCGGAGGAACATATTCCGTCCGCCAGCCAGCGGAAACGTTTCTTTTGA
- the hpf gene encoding ribosome hibernation-promoting factor, HPF/YfiA family — MTIRITGRHLDITPALREYVQTRFQRLDRYDLKVGSLQVVLGVEKLRHTAEVVGTVNGKPLQAKTSTREMYASIDELIDRVDAQFRKWKGRLADHKPERVSKSRRRVGTA, encoded by the coding sequence ATGACAATCAGAATTACAGGCCGACATCTCGACATCACTCCGGCGTTGCGGGAATACGTGCAAACACGGTTTCAGCGATTGGACCGCTACGACCTCAAAGTGGGGTCTCTTCAGGTCGTGTTGGGGGTTGAGAAGCTTCGGCACACGGCGGAAGTCGTCGGAACGGTGAACGGCAAGCCCTTGCAAGCGAAGACGTCGACCCGAGAGATGTACGCATCGATCGATGAGTTGATTGATCGGGTGGACGCCCAGTTCAGAAAGTGGAAGGGCCGACTCGCCGACCACAAACCTGAAAGGGTCAGCAAGTCCCGCAGGCGAGTCGGAACCGCCTGA
- the rapZ gene encoding RNase adapter RapZ → MAGLNVIVISGLSGSGKSLALKSLEDAGYFCIDNLPPALLPTFVELCSQQKEAITNVALGIDIRERSFLSDLTGILEQIKGLGHSVQLLFFEAREEVLVRRFSESRRPHPLLPHAPVMEGVRFEKERLAELRRCADRVIDTSDLTAHELRGLLAKQFRLEPAGTKLIISLLTFGYKFGVPYDVDLLFDVRFLKNPYFVPELKPLAGDDPRVKAFVLSDPNARSLLDRLEGLLQFLIPCFEREPRSYLTIAIGCTGGRHRSVAIAGSLQDSLSAMGYDVAVTHRDMHKAERP, encoded by the coding sequence GTGGCAGGTCTCAACGTTATCGTGATCAGCGGGTTATCGGGCTCCGGTAAGTCTCTCGCGCTCAAATCGCTCGAGGATGCCGGTTATTTCTGCATCGACAATCTCCCCCCCGCTTTGTTACCGACGTTCGTCGAACTGTGCAGCCAGCAGAAAGAAGCCATTACCAACGTGGCATTGGGGATCGATATTCGAGAGCGGAGCTTTTTGTCCGATCTGACCGGCATACTGGAGCAAATCAAGGGACTCGGCCACTCCGTACAACTGCTGTTTTTCGAAGCGCGCGAAGAAGTGTTGGTGAGGCGATTTTCCGAGTCTCGGCGGCCGCATCCTTTGCTGCCCCACGCACCCGTCATGGAGGGAGTTCGATTTGAAAAAGAGCGGCTTGCGGAACTTCGCCGATGTGCCGACCGCGTCATCGACACCTCTGATCTTACGGCGCATGAGCTCCGCGGCCTGCTCGCCAAGCAATTTCGATTGGAGCCCGCAGGAACCAAGCTCATCATTTCCCTCCTGACGTTCGGATACAAATTCGGAGTGCCGTACGACGTCGACTTGCTGTTCGACGTGCGATTCCTGAAAAACCCCTACTTCGTGCCCGAATTGAAACCATTGGCGGGCGATGATCCACGGGTCAAGGCTTTCGTCCTCTCCGACCCCAACGCGCGGTCTCTTCTGGATCGGCTCGAAGGGCTGTTGCAATTTCTGATTCCGTGCTTTGAACGGGAACCCCGCAGCTATCTGACCATCGCCATCGGTTGTACGGGCGGGCGCCATCGCTCCGTCGCCATCGCCGGGTCTCTGCAGGACAGTCTTTCCGCGATGGGCTACGATGTGGCCGTGACGCATCGCGACATGCACAAGGCCGAGCGCCCTTAG
- the pilM gene encoding type IV pilus assembly protein PilM: MGPMSLSLTGVFKSGAFKRLFETDLVSMLTPRRQLVGLDIGSSAIKLVQLKESKGRYSLQKFGVKLLDPEMIVDGTVMDEERVVSSIRELIEETGVKNKQVAISISGHAVIVKKINLPPMPDEELPGQVKLAAEQYIPFDINEVNIDFHVLPPDSPPDEQGDMAVILVAAKKDKINELTELVKAAGLVPMVMDVDAFAIENMHAVSYPMGQDEVTALVNIGASVMNVNIVRRGSSLFTRDVPLGGNRYTESIQREMGMSHEEAEEAKRQERANGSWQGPLGQVMDGVNAEVAAEVARTVDYFRTSSATAELDRVLVCGGVAKARGLVQHLADRMQVPVEVADPFGEIDVTRSEIDPDMLAEFGPSAAVGVGLALRTVGD, encoded by the coding sequence ATGGGACCCATGTCGTTATCCCTGACGGGGGTTTTTAAGTCAGGGGCGTTCAAGCGCCTGTTTGAAACAGATCTCGTGTCGATGTTGACCCCCCGTCGGCAGTTGGTGGGGCTTGATATCGGATCCAGCGCCATCAAGCTGGTTCAGTTGAAGGAAAGCAAGGGGCGCTACAGTCTGCAAAAGTTCGGCGTCAAACTCCTCGATCCGGAAATGATCGTCGATGGGACCGTGATGGACGAAGAGCGCGTCGTCTCGTCGATCCGAGAGCTGATCGAAGAAACAGGGGTCAAGAACAAGCAGGTCGCCATTTCGATATCAGGACACGCCGTGATCGTCAAAAAGATCAATCTTCCTCCCATGCCGGACGAAGAACTGCCCGGACAGGTGAAATTGGCTGCCGAACAGTACATCCCGTTCGACATCAACGAAGTCAATATCGACTTTCATGTTCTGCCTCCCGATTCGCCGCCCGACGAGCAGGGAGACATGGCGGTGATTCTCGTTGCGGCAAAAAAAGACAAAATCAACGAATTGACCGAGCTTGTGAAGGCGGCAGGTCTCGTTCCCATGGTAATGGACGTCGACGCGTTTGCCATCGAGAACATGCACGCCGTGAGTTATCCGATGGGGCAAGACGAGGTGACGGCGCTCGTCAACATCGGAGCGAGCGTAATGAACGTCAACATCGTCCGGCGGGGGTCCTCTTTGTTTACGCGGGATGTTCCCTTGGGAGGAAACCGTTATACGGAATCGATTCAACGCGAAATGGGCATGTCGCACGAAGAAGCCGAAGAGGCCAAGAGACAGGAGCGGGCAAACGGATCGTGGCAGGGGCCGCTCGGTCAAGTCATGGACGGCGTCAACGCCGAAGTCGCTGCCGAAGTGGCGAGAACGGTGGATTATTTTCGGACGTCGTCCGCAACCGCCGAGCTCGATCGGGTGCTCGTGTGCGGAGGGGTGGCAAAGGCCAGGGGATTGGTCCAGCATCTTGCCGATCGGATGCAGGTGCCGGTCGAAGTGGCCGATCCATTCGGCGAAATTGACGTGACGAGGAGCGAGATCGATCCGGACATGCTGGCGGAATTCGGGCCGTCGGCGGCGGTGGGCGTTGGATTGGCGTTAAGAACGGTGGGAGACTGA
- a CDS encoding PilN domain-containing protein, with protein MIKINLLAPEPKGAKAKPKYDVRAQALLGVGTLVITLAGCWWYSTTLDQEIEALTEEKQNKDKQVAQLKEQVKQVQDFEQKKKLLEEKNRVIDQLEQTRGGPVKVLDHVSRSIEPLKIWLTKLGVSAETVELEGKALTNDDVVEFANNLRRTDYFTGINLQESKAATDNKINVYQFRLTFRLKG; from the coding sequence ATGATCAAGATCAACCTGCTCGCGCCCGAGCCGAAAGGCGCCAAGGCCAAACCGAAATACGACGTGCGGGCCCAGGCGCTGCTCGGCGTCGGTACGTTGGTGATCACCCTCGCCGGCTGCTGGTGGTATTCGACCACGCTCGATCAAGAGATCGAAGCCTTGACGGAGGAGAAGCAGAATAAGGACAAGCAGGTCGCGCAATTAAAGGAGCAAGTCAAACAAGTTCAAGATTTCGAGCAGAAAAAGAAATTGCTCGAAGAAAAAAACCGAGTCATCGATCAGCTTGAACAGACAAGAGGCGGGCCGGTGAAGGTGCTCGATCATGTCAGTCGGAGCATCGAGCCTCTGAAGATTTGGCTTACCAAATTGGGCGTATCGGCCGAGACGGTAGAGCTGGAAGGAAAAGCGCTTACAAACGACGACGTCGTGGAATTTGCAAACAATCTCCGGCGGACGGATTATTTTACCGGCATCAATCTTCAGGAAAGCAAAGCGGCGACCGACAATAAGATCAACGTGTATCAGTTTCGGTTGACGTTCCGCCTCAAGGGATGA
- a CDS encoding type IV pilus inner membrane component PilO has product MDLPSINLGSLRNVPATQKAALLFLLVGGVVAGFYFYIAEPKSENIAALQAENGRLDAEIQTLTIKVKHLDELMAASKQLEIELAKKKERLPPEEEAIMLLKQVSDLGVRLGLDIRLWKPGAPSEDASKLFVRMPVSVEVAGAYHTAALFFDRINRLPRIVTVSGLKMGSPKVEVGRVVSQTTFELVAYAAPQEKPLVAAAASTTKPGQPAQVSR; this is encoded by the coding sequence ATGGATTTGCCGTCGATCAATCTTGGCTCGTTACGCAACGTTCCGGCCACGCAGAAGGCCGCGCTGTTGTTTCTCCTCGTCGGGGGCGTCGTCGCGGGCTTTTACTTCTACATTGCCGAGCCCAAGTCCGAGAACATCGCCGCGTTGCAGGCCGAGAACGGAAGGCTGGACGCCGAAATTCAAACGCTCACGATTAAGGTCAAGCACCTCGATGAATTGATGGCCGCGAGCAAGCAACTGGAAATAGAGCTCGCCAAAAAGAAGGAACGCCTCCCGCCCGAAGAAGAGGCCATCATGCTGCTCAAGCAAGTGTCCGATCTCGGAGTACGGCTGGGGCTCGACATTCGATTGTGGAAACCGGGGGCTCCGTCGGAAGACGCCTCGAAGCTCTTTGTGAGAATGCCCGTGAGCGTGGAAGTGGCGGGCGCGTATCACACGGCCGCGCTGTTTTTCGATCGTATCAACAGACTGCCGCGCATTGTGACGGTGTCCGGGCTCAAGATGGGATCGCCGAAAGTCGAGGTCGGACGGGTCGTGTCCCAGACGACTTTTGAGTTGGTGGCTTACGCGGCGCCGCAGGAGAAACCGTTGGTCGCGGCGGCGGCTTCGACGACGAAGCCTGGGCAGCCGGCTCAAGTCAGCCGATAG
- a CDS encoding pilus assembly protein PilP translates to MERSDGRVERKQRFFTAAAAGFLSLAIVALEKPLSTQAEPLLAQMGPMRQESIPLGHKMTSASESPVQAGESGEGAGAEQRATAESRFDEGVVSIGYDPAGRRDPFAPVIQDLQPGRLDENLPPLQRVGLTELNLIAIVWGTHGYTAMVQTPEGHGYSIRRGTRIGQNNGVVSAITERGIIVQERFTDVYGRKQEREFVKLLHPKEGSE, encoded by the coding sequence ATGGAAAGATCCGACGGACGAGTCGAGCGGAAGCAACGATTTTTCACGGCCGCTGCGGCGGGTTTCTTGAGCCTGGCGATCGTGGCCCTCGAAAAACCTCTTTCCACGCAAGCGGAGCCTCTCCTTGCTCAAATGGGGCCTATGAGACAAGAGTCGATCCCGCTTGGTCATAAAATGACTTCCGCTTCGGAATCGCCGGTACAGGCCGGCGAATCAGGGGAGGGAGCCGGAGCGGAGCAACGGGCGACCGCTGAATCTCGATTCGATGAGGGGGTTGTCAGCATCGGTTACGATCCTGCGGGACGACGTGATCCATTTGCGCCGGTCATCCAGGATTTACAGCCGGGAAGGCTCGATGAAAATCTTCCGCCTTTGCAGCGGGTGGGCCTGACGGAACTGAATCTCATCGCAATCGTGTGGGGAACCCATGGGTATACGGCCATGGTTCAGACGCCGGAGGGACATGGGTATTCCATCCGGCGCGGGACGCGCATCGGGCAAAACAACGGGGTGGTGAGCGCGATCACCGAGCGAGGGATCATCGTCCAGGAGCGGTTCACCGACGTGTACGGTAGAAAGCAGGAGCGGGAGTTCGTGAAGCTCCTTCACCCGAAAGAAGGTTCAGAATGA
- the pilQ gene encoding type IV pilus secretin PilQ, translating to MKRLFSKEYGLITTKRFIGGVGLSVMILAAYPATVFSLGELDRQEKHRAAQHRDVVVKPVPYAVTDVQVRAEGDRVSVSVEGDGPLYPEARLLDESRLIVDIPGAIPVVGKWVVPGRHPLLKRVRIGQHTDKVRLVFDVLDRPQFSVSRKGADFVVTLKPKDAASSGQDNDPSVGSETGVGGDGSPAIWERTGVKRSDDVEGSVYFSRSPERVPALSQDMGKGRFRVRTVQMTSDDAATEKGGRIGDVEVGTTRFVGRRISMDFQQAEITNILRLIAEVSGFNIVVGEGVKGKVTMKLVGVPWDQALDMLLKMNGLGMIRQGTIVWIDTLANLSKQQDEEARSKEAKTKAEDLVNRLFYLRNVPAQEMMTALRPVLSPRGMIQFNQTTNALVVKDTGTKLQALEQLINGLDQEVPQVQIEARIVQADTVYARGMGIQWGIKDSQFTPTKFHLVGNVTGPFAAASGTGSSASTTGITRDFLVNLPAQVGGLPAVPSIGWTFGRLADGFALDMRLSAGELLGLTKVIASPKITTMDRREAKISQGESIPFQTTSLQGTQTTFVDANLELNVTPTIISRDPNEPARRIQLRVRATRNAVGARSNPAGPSIDRREATTQVNVRDGETMVIGGVFVDVQGNNIQGVPYLSRFPVLGWLFKNKSESVSKQELLIFLTPTIVKT from the coding sequence ATGAAACGATTATTCTCCAAAGAGTACGGTCTCATCACAACCAAGCGTTTCATCGGGGGCGTGGGGCTTTCCGTCATGATCCTCGCGGCCTATCCTGCGACGGTGTTTTCTCTTGGAGAACTGGACCGGCAAGAGAAACACCGGGCGGCGCAGCATCGGGACGTCGTCGTGAAGCCCGTTCCCTATGCCGTGACCGACGTTCAGGTGCGTGCCGAAGGCGATCGCGTCAGCGTGTCCGTTGAAGGCGATGGTCCGCTGTATCCCGAGGCGCGATTGCTGGACGAGTCCCGTCTGATCGTCGATATTCCTGGGGCGATTCCGGTGGTCGGGAAATGGGTTGTGCCGGGGAGACATCCCCTTCTCAAAAGAGTCAGAATCGGACAGCACACCGATAAAGTGCGATTGGTATTCGACGTGCTCGATCGCCCGCAGTTTTCTGTCTCCCGGAAGGGAGCCGACTTTGTGGTCACGCTCAAGCCCAAGGACGCCGCCTCGTCTGGCCAAGATAACGATCCGTCGGTTGGTAGTGAGACCGGCGTGGGTGGCGACGGATCTCCCGCCATCTGGGAGCGCACAGGGGTAAAGAGGAGCGATGACGTTGAGGGGTCGGTCTATTTCTCCCGATCGCCTGAAAGAGTCCCCGCGCTTTCTCAGGACATGGGCAAGGGAAGGTTCCGGGTCCGGACTGTCCAAATGACGTCCGATGACGCCGCGACGGAGAAGGGGGGGCGGATCGGCGACGTCGAGGTGGGGACGACCCGCTTTGTGGGACGTCGAATCTCCATGGATTTTCAGCAGGCGGAGATTACGAACATCTTGCGGCTGATCGCCGAAGTCAGCGGCTTCAATATCGTGGTGGGAGAAGGTGTCAAGGGCAAGGTCACGATGAAGTTGGTCGGCGTCCCGTGGGATCAAGCCCTGGACATGCTTTTGAAAATGAACGGTCTCGGGATGATTCGCCAGGGAACCATCGTGTGGATCGATACCCTGGCCAATCTCTCCAAGCAACAGGATGAAGAGGCGCGATCGAAAGAAGCCAAGACGAAGGCCGAGGATTTGGTGAATCGGCTGTTCTATCTGCGGAACGTCCCCGCGCAGGAGATGATGACCGCGTTGCGACCGGTATTGAGCCCGCGAGGGATGATTCAGTTCAACCAAACGACGAACGCGTTAGTCGTCAAGGACACGGGGACCAAGCTGCAGGCGCTGGAGCAACTGATCAACGGGTTGGACCAAGAGGTGCCGCAAGTTCAAATCGAGGCGCGCATCGTCCAGGCCGATACGGTCTACGCCAGGGGAATGGGAATCCAGTGGGGGATCAAGGATTCACAATTTACGCCGACCAAGTTTCACCTCGTCGGCAACGTCACCGGGCCGTTCGCCGCGGCTTCGGGAACGGGATCCAGCGCATCGACGACGGGCATCACGCGGGATTTCCTGGTCAACCTGCCCGCTCAGGTCGGCGGGTTGCCGGCCGTTCCCTCGATCGGCTGGACGTTCGGCAGGTTGGCGGACGGGTTTGCACTGGACATGCGTTTGTCCGCCGGAGAATTGCTGGGGTTGACCAAGGTCATCGCCTCGCCGAAGATCACGACCATGGACAGGCGGGAAGCCAAAATTTCTCAAGGCGAATCCATCCCCTTCCAAACGACGTCCTTGCAAGGAACACAGACGACGTTCGTGGACGCCAATTTGGAATTGAACGTGACGCCGACGATCATTTCCCGCGATCCCAATGAGCCGGCCAGGCGGATTCAACTGCGGGTGCGGGCGACGCGGAACGCCGTCGGGGCGCGGAGCAACCCGGCCGGTCCCAGCATCGATCGCCGTGAGGCGACGACGCAGGTCAACGTGCGGGACGGGGAAACCATGGTGATCGGCGGAGTGTTCGTCGATGTGCAGGGGAACAACATTCAAGGCGTGCCCTATCTGTCCCGTTTCCCCGTGCTCGGCTGGCTGTTCAAGAACAAGTCCGAGTCGGTGTCCAAACAAGAGCTGCTCATTTTCTTGACGCCGACCATCGTCAAGACTTAG
- the aroB gene encoding 3-dehydroquinate synthase, with amino-acid sequence MARLSTVSVSLGDRSYDILIQAGLVNRFADRVRKLGVRGKAAVVTDRHVGRHYLRPVSRELASCGVEAVPIVLPPGEQSKTLTTVKRILDVLAAHRFERSSFVFALGGGVVGDIAGFTAAIYQRGIPFVQIPTTLIAQSDSSVGGKTGVDHRLGKNLIGAFYQPREVWIDPMTLRTLPKREWVAGLAEVIKYGIIADERFLSYVERHMSGLLKRRLAPMTAAIKRSCEIKAEIVTADERESDRRRILNYGHTIGHALETLGGYRSLIHGEAVGIGMVQEADLACFMGICDRAVAERIRAVVRMAGLRDRMPGWPSTKIWRAMLHDKKVAGGQVIGVWPVSIGRVRTAPIDEPMFHRWYGEGRHDAVLSRGASKGGRPMIKSRSN; translated from the coding sequence GTGGCGCGCTTGTCAACGGTGTCCGTGTCGCTGGGCGACCGAAGTTATGACATTCTGATCCAAGCCGGCCTGGTGAATCGGTTTGCGGATCGGGTGCGTAAGCTGGGGGTGCGAGGAAAAGCGGCGGTTGTGACGGATCGCCACGTGGGCCGGCACTACCTTCGTCCCGTATCGCGCGAGCTGGCCTCGTGCGGCGTCGAGGCCGTTCCCATCGTGCTGCCACCCGGTGAGCAATCCAAGACGCTGACAACGGTGAAGCGAATCCTGGATGTGTTGGCGGCCCATCGATTTGAGCGGTCCTCCTTCGTGTTTGCGCTCGGCGGAGGCGTCGTCGGCGATATCGCGGGATTTACGGCGGCGATCTACCAGCGGGGGATTCCTTTCGTTCAGATTCCGACGACTCTGATCGCTCAATCGGATTCCAGCGTCGGAGGAAAGACGGGAGTCGATCATCGGCTGGGGAAAAATCTGATCGGAGCGTTTTATCAGCCGAGAGAAGTCTGGATCGATCCCATGACGCTTCGGACGCTGCCGAAACGCGAGTGGGTCGCCGGACTGGCGGAGGTCATCAAGTACGGCATCATCGCGGACGAACGGTTCTTGTCGTACGTCGAACGGCACATGTCCGGTCTGCTCAAGCGGCGGCTGGCCCCGATGACCGCGGCCATCAAACGGTCCTGTGAAATCAAAGCCGAGATCGTGACGGCGGATGAACGGGAGTCGGACCGGCGGCGCATTCTGAACTACGGCCATACGATCGGGCATGCGCTGGAGACGTTGGGAGGGTATCGCTCGCTGATCCACGGCGAGGCGGTTGGAATCGGCATGGTGCAAGAGGCCGATCTTGCTTGTTTCATGGGAATCTGCGATCGGGCCGTGGCCGAACGAATCAGAGCCGTCGTCAGAATGGCCGGCCTGCGCGATCGCATGCCCGGATGGCCGTCGACAAAGATCTGGAGAGCCATGTTGCACGACAAGAAGGTCGCCGGGGGACAGGTGATCGGCGTCTGGCCTGTTTCGATCGGCCGGGTGCGGACGGCGCCGATCGACGAACCGATGTTTCATCGGTGGTACGGCGAGGGCCGGCATGACGCGGTCTTAAGTCGCGGCGCGTCGAAAGGGGGGCGGCCCATGATAAAAAGCCGGTCCAATTGA